The DNA region TCGCGTTGCAGCACCGAGCTGACCAGCAGGTTGCCGACGCCGGGATAGGAGAAGACGGTCTCGGTGATCACCGAGCCGCCGAGCAGCGAGCCGAACTGCAGGCCGAGCACGGTGACGATGGGCAGCCCGGCGTTGCGCAGCACGTGCCGGCGCAGGATGGTCCGCTCCCGCAGGCCCTTCATCCGGGCGGTCCGGACGAAGTCGTCGCTGAGCACCTCCAGTACCGAGGCCCGCACGATCCGGGTGATGAACCCGGCCATCGCCAGCGCCAGGGTGGTGGCCGGCAGGATCAGGTACTGCAGCCAGGGCCAGACCAGCTCCGGCCGGTCCTGCAGGATCGCGTCGAGCAGCACGAAGTTGGTGGTGGGCCGGTAGTCGAGCTGGCTGGGCAGCCGACCGATGACCGGCAGCCAGCGCAGCCACACCCCGAAGATCACGATGCTGAGTACGCCGAGGGCGAACCACGGCAGCGAGAAGCTGACGGTGGCGATGGACCTGGTGGTGGTGTCCACCCAGGTGTCCTTGCGCAACGCGGCGATCACCCCGGTGACCACGCCGAGCGCCACGGCGATCAGCATCGCGGCGACGGTCAACTCGATGGTCGCCGGCAGCGCCCCGCCGAGCAGGGCCAGTACGTCGTTGCCGCCGTAGAACGACCGGCCGAGGTCCAGCCGGGCCAGGTCACCGAGGTAGGTGAGGTACTGCTCCCAGACCGGCCGGTCCAGGCCGAGTGCCTCGTTGATCCGGGCCTCGTTGGCGGAGATCTGCTCGGCGCTCAGCCCCTGGGTGCCGCTGGCCGCGAGAGTCGACGACGGCGAGCCGGGCAGCCGGCGGATGGCCAGGAACACCAGGGAGGCGAGGACGAACAGCACCAGCGGCACGCTGGCCAGCCGGCGTACCGTCAGCATCGGCAGTGACCTGCCGCGCAGCAGCCGGATCATCGGCGGCTCCTCGGGTCCAGCGCGTCACGCAGGTCGTCGCCGACGAAGTTGCCGGCGACCACGAAGATCAGCGTCAGCGCGGCGGGCAGCACCACCAGCCGGGGCGCCGAGTAGATGAACTCCTGCCCGGCCTGCACCATGTAGCCCCAGTCCGGGGTGGGCGGCTGGATGCCCAACCCCAGGTAGGACAGGCCGGCGGCGAACCCGGCGGCGACCGAGAGGGTCATCACCACCTGGGCGAGCATCGGGCCGGCGATGTTCGGCAGGATCTCCTGCACGATGATCCGGGGCGACCGGGTGCCGCCGAGGCGGGCGGCGAGCACGTAGTCCCGGGCTGCCTCGCGGGCGGTCAGCGCCCGGGCCAGCCGGGCCAGGCCGGGCGACAGGGCGATCCCGACGCCGGTCACCAGGCTGGTCACGCCGGGGCCGCTGGCCGCGACAACCAGGATGATCAGCAGCATCGAGGGGAAGGCGAGCCCGATGTCGGTCAGCCGCATCAACAGTTGCTCGCCCCAACCGCCGAGGTAGCCGGCGAGCATCCCGACGGTGACGCCGATCGCCGCGGCGAGGCCGGTGGCGAGGAACGCGACCAGGAGCAGGGGTCGGGCGCCGTACACCAGCCGGGCGAGGAAGTCGCGGCCGAGGTCGTCGGTGCCGAGCGGATGCCCGGCCGCGCCGATCCCGGCCAGCGTCACGTTGGTCTGGCGTTCCGGGTCGGCGCCGACGAGCAGCGGGCCGACCAGGGCGATCAGGATGAACCCGATCAGGACCAGCCAGGAGACGGCGGCCAGCCAGGACCGGGCGATGGAGCGCCGGGCGTAGCCGGCTCTCCATCGCCCGACCGGCCGCGCCCCTGCGACCGTCACTGGTCCCCCGGACGGGCTGAGGGGGTGGCCTCACACACTGGCGTTCTCCATGAAACAGCGGTGGTTGCCCAACGCGTCGACGTTGGCGCCTTCGACGTTGGCACCGGTGACCACCGGGTTGGCCGAGTAGCAGAGCATCGACAGCACCATGTACTGCTCGGCGAAGCGCCGCTGGATGTCGCTGTACGCGGCGGTGCGTTCGGCGCCGTTGGGCAGGTTCTTCGCCGCGGCCAGGTCGGTGGCGAACGCTTCCGCGCCGGGCAGCGTGTTCAGTCCGGAGGTGAAGTCGCCGTAGACACCGGACGGCAGGGCCATCGCGCCGATCATGTTGTCCGGATCCGGGATGTAGGAGTTGCGTTCCCAGATCATCAGCTCGTGGAACGGGTCGTCCGGGTCGAGCAGCCGGCTGAAGTAGGTGGCCGGGTCGACCGAGTCGGTGACCACGGTCAGCCCGATGTCGGTGAGGTTCTGGGCGACGATCTGGGCGGCACGCGGGTGCCACGAGTCGCTGGCGGCCATCAAGGCGACCTGCCGGCCGGTGGCACCGGCGGCTTCGATGAGCCGGCGGGCCTCGTCGGGGTCGAACCGGCTCAGGTCGGCCAGGCTGGGGTCGTAGCCCTGCTGCGACGGTGGGATGGCGAAACCGTCGGGCAGCGCGGCGATGCCGAAGAACGCCTGGGCGATGATCGCTTCCCGGTCGATCGCCAGGTTGATCGCCTGGCGCACCTCCAGCTCCGGGATCCGCCGTGCGTCGATCATCATCATCGCGTCGAAGCTGTACGGCGTCTCGTGGAAGGTCACCGCGTCGTCGGCCTTGAGCTGCTCGACGGCCGAGTACGGAGTGAACTGGGTGGCCGACAGGTCACCGCTGAGCAGCGAGCTGACGATCGTCGACGGGTCCTGCACCTGCTGCATGACCAGCCGGTCGATCTTGGGGCGGCCGCTGCGGTAGTCGTCGAACGCGGTCAGCACCACCTGCTGACCGGCAGTGGCGGAGGAGAACTTGAACGGCCCGGTGCCGACCAGGTTCTTGCCGATGTCGGCGCCGTACTCGTCGAGGGCGGCGGAGGAGATGATCCGGCCGCCGATGTCGGACAGCCGGTTGAGCACCGTGGCGTCGGGGCTGGCGAGCACCATGACGACGGTGTAGTCGTCCGGGGCGTCGAGCGACGCGACGTTGGCTCCGAGGCTGCGCAGCGGCCGCGACGACCCCTCGGGCAGGGTCGGGTCGTCCTCGTTGAACTGCCGGCCGAGGCTGGCCAGCACGTCGGCGGAGGTGAAGGTGGTGCCGTCGTGGAAGGTGACGCCCTCGCGCAGCTTGAACGTGTAGGTAAGCCCGTCGTCGGAGATCTCCCAGCTCTCGGCGAGATCGGCCTGCGGCTCGTTGGTCTCGAACGAGATGAAGGTCAGCCCACGGCAGATGCAGTCGACGGCCATCCAGTCACCGAGCGAGGTGTAGAACGCGGGATCGAAGACGGCGCTGGTGGCGTCGATCCCGAGGGTCAGGGTGCCGCCGGTGGTGCCGCTGTCGTCGCCGTCGTCGTTGCCGTCGGACGCGACGCCACAGGCGGCGAGCAGGCTGCTGGCGCCGAAACCGAGGCCGAGCAGGCCGGCGCCGCGCAGCATCGCGCGACGAGATATCAGGTTCTGCGGGAGATTGCGGGAATCGTCCGACATGGTGCGCTCCTCGGCAGGGTATGGGACGAAGATGGATTAAATTTCATCAGGATTGGATCCAAAACCATGATCTGCGGTACCCAATTCGGGCCCGTATCGCGATTGTGAACGTCTGATGTCAGTACGTTCGGGCCAATGTGGACAGGTCCCCGTGGCCGGCGCCTCGGCCGGCGTACCGGCCGTCAGTCGGCCGGCACCACGTCAGAGTCGGTCGCACAGCAGGCGTCCGCGGTGCCCCGCGCCGCCGCCGGATCCGGCACGTCCATCGCCGGATTGCGGTCGAAGAAGCCGTCCGGCTCCAGGATCATGTGGATGGCGTCCACCGGCATCACCGGCCACTGCTCCGGGCGGGGGAAGTGATGCGTGCCGAGCACCGGCCACAGCACCAGCTCGGTGCCGTCGATCGACCGGTCCTGACGCTGCCAGACCTGGACCCCGTCGGAGCCGGGCTCGGCGTGGTTCGGGTACTGGCCGCCGAGGAACTGCTCGCTCGGGTCGTACGGCGTGGCCCACAGATGCTGGTGGATGAAGGGCGCTCGGCGGGCCATCACCGAATCGGGCCGGGCGAACGACCGGGTGGTGTTCGGCAGCAGCAGCCGGTAGGCGGTCGGTTCGCCGTACCGGTTGGTCCGGGTGGTGCTCTCCACCCGCCAGCGCCGGGCGGTCGCCGGGTCGGTGCGCCGCGCGGCCTGCGACTCGCGCAGCAGCGGGGTCCGCACGTTGCGCACCGCGTTGCCGTACGGGTCGAGCGCCGGATCGGTCTCGCCCTCGGCGTGCTCCTCGACGAGGCGGTTGTGCGGGCCGTCCACCGCCATGTCCAGGCGCAGCCCGAAGTAGTGCTGGTGGGTGGGGGTCTGCACGTTCGGCGCGACGACCCGGCCGTAGCGCACCTCGTCGCCGTCGTGAATGCCGGAGGCGGAGAGCATCCCGGTGAGCTTGACCTCCAGCTCGATACGGCCGTCCTGGTACAGCGACCAGTAGAAGCCGTAGTCGTAGTTGGCCACCGTCTGGAAGTTGGAGATCACCAGTCGCCGGGAGCGACGCACCTGGCTGACCCCACGGCGCAGGTCGTTGTGCTTCCAGAGGATGCTGTGGTCCTCCTCGTGCATGCAGATCGCGTTCGGGATGGTCACCGGGTCGCCGTCGCCGCCGAGGTAGGCGGTGTCGAAGTAGTAGATGACGCCGAGGCAGTCGCAGCCCAGGGCCAGCGAGTTGGTCAGCGGTCCGGCACCGTACTCGCCCCAGTCGAAGAAGTTCTTGCGGTACTGGGTGGAGTTGGGGTCCAGGTACGGCACGTACATTTCGTTGCAGGCGGCCCGCTTGACCACCGGTCGCCCCTGGAACTCCAGGTCGTGCAGGACCAGGCCCTCCCGGTGGGTGAACCCGACCCGCAGCCGCCAGCCCTGCCAGGAGACCTGCCAGCCGTCGACGGTGAAGCTGGGCCCGTCGGGCTGCACCACGTCCAGCGGCTTGAGGCCGGGTCGGGTCGGCCAGGCCGCCGCCTCCAGCGGGCCGGCCTCGTCGGAGATCGGGACCACCCCGTGGTCCTCGACCTCCAGCACCTCCATGGTGGCCATGTCGATGATCGGCACCACGCCCTGCACCGGGCGGACGTAGCCGTTGTCCCCCTCGTCGACCCGGTGCCAGACGGTGCCCCAGGTCAGCCGGCGGTCGGCGTAGCGCTTCGGCTCGAAGCCGCCCATCGACTCGGCGTCGACCATCACCAGGGAGACGTCGTGGATGCCCCGCTTGGCGAGCACCTCGCGGAACAGCGGGCTCTGCCGGCAGGCCTGGGCGGCGGCCCGGGCCTCCTCGGAGGTGATGCCCGGCCGGCGTGGATCGAGCGGACGCCAGTCGAGGCAGCGGTCGGCGGTGCCGTCCGCGCCTGCGGTCAGCGCGACGTCGATCTCCCAGGCGGTGCCGGCGGCGTGGTCCATGGCCACCAGGCCGATGCGGACCTCGCCGGCAGCGGCGGCACCGGCGACGACGGCACGAGCGTGGGCTTCGTCCAGCGTGGCGCCCCAGAAGCGGGTCCGCTCGCCGAGCCGACCGTCGGCCCGGGCGGCGGCCACGGCACGGGCGATCTCCGCCGGGCTCGGCGGGTCGAGCGGGTGGCTGCGGTGGGTCCGTGCGTCCGGGGTGGGGTGGCAGGCACTCACGGTTGCTCCTGTCGCCGTCGCGGGAGTCGTCCCGGTGCGGTCCGGCTCGCCTGGGGTCGGTCTGCGTCGGTGTCGGTGCGGCTGCGGCGGGCCGGTGCTTCCGGAAAACTCCCTGGCCAAGGTAGTCTCGGATACTACCGCAGGATGTTTGGATCCAAAACCGGGATCCAAAGGCAAATGTACGGGACCCGCAGCTCTCCGGGCGGGCTTGCTATCGTGACACCCACATCGCACCACTGTGGAGGCGATGGCAGCCGGCCTGACGCGCGGCCGGCTGCGCCGTACACCGATCAGACAGGGGCACCGGGCATGCCAGTCAGCTCGACGGAAACGACCAGCAGTGCCCTCGTCGACGCCACCGCCGCCGCCATCCGCGCAAAGATCATGTCTGGCGAGATCCCGATCGGTGCCCAGCTGCGTCAGGCGGAGCTGGCCAAGCTGCTCGGCGTCAGCCGCACCCCGGTCCGCGAGGCGCTGCGACAGCTGCAGACCGGTGGGCTGATCGAGGTGGTGCCGCACCGGGGTGCGGTGGTGCGGGTGCCGGCGCCCTGGGAGGTCCGCGAGGCCTACGAGGTCCGCGCCGAGCTCGAGGCGCTGGCCTGCGAGCGGGCGGTCAGCCGGATCACCGACGACGTCCTCGACGAGCTGCGGGCGGCCAACTCGCTGCTGCGTCGCACCGAGCAGGCGGCCCGGGGCAACATCCCGCAACGGCGCGTCGAGGACGACCCGGGGGTCGCCCGCGCCCGGGTGGCCCTGGCGACGTCGACCAACGCCGCGAACGACCGGTTCCACACCCTGATCCACCAGGTGGCCGGCAACGACTGGCTGGCCCGGGTGATCAAGGAGATCAACGAGGCGTTCCCGCGTAACGTCTCCGCGCTGGTGCTGCAGGACAACCCCCGGCACCGCGACGACAACTTCCACGAGCACGAGCGGATCATCGCGGCGCTGACCGAAGAGGACGGTGACCGCGCCCGACGCGAGATGCAGGCCCATGTGATCAGCGCCGGTGAGCAGTTGGCTCGCTGGTACGAGCGGCGGTCGGCGACGGTGTTCCGGGGGTGACCGGGCCGGGGCGGTGCGGGTCGCCGGGCACGATCCCGGCCACGCCCATCGCCGCCGGGGCGAGGAAGTCCAGATCCGGCCGGGGCACACCGGTGACCAGGTCGGCCAGGGCCGTACCGATCGCCGGGCCGAACTTGAACCCGTGTCCGGAGCAGGCCGCCGCCAGCAGGACCTGCGGATGCGCCGGCAGCGCCCCGACCGCGAACCGGTTGCCCGGGGCCATCGTGTAGCGGCAGGCCACCTCGGCGGTGACCGGGCCGTCGGCGGCCGGCAGGAACCGGCGCGCGACGGTGAGCAGCGCGTCGCGTTCGGCGGCGGTGACCGGGCCGGGCGGCCGGTCAAGGTCGTCGACGGGCCCGTGGTCGAAGCCGACCTTGACCGTGTCCGGGCCGAACGCCGGGATGCCGTAGAGCAGCCCGACGCCGGGGACCTCCACCGAGAAGGGGCCGAGCGCCGGCGGGGCCAGCAGCGCCGGGGTCGACGAGCCGATGTGGATGTTGACGATTCGCACGACGGAGAGTTGGTCGGCGAGATCCGGCACCAGATCGGTGGTCCACGGGCCGGCGCAGATCACCAGCCGGTCGGCGAGCAGGTCGCCGTCGTCGGTGCACACCCGGACCCCGGCACCGTCGGGGCTCCAGCCGGTGACGGCGCAGCCGTCGCGGCGGTCCACCCCGGCGGCGGCACCGAGCGCGGCCAGCGCCGTCATCGACGCCGCCGCGTCGATGACACCCGCCGCCGGGTCGTGGACGGCGACCATGTCGGTACCGAGGACCAGGCCGGGCAGGATTCCGGCGGCCTGGTTGGCGTCGACCAGCGTGCACCCCGGGCCCCGCAGGGTGCCGCTGGACCGGGCCGGCCGGGCGTAGAGCCCACCGACGGTGGTGATCAGCCGGCGACCGGCGGCCTGTTCCAGCTCGTGCCAGCCGGTGTACGCCCGCTGCACCAGGTCGTCCCAGACCGGCGACGGGTAGGCGCGCCGGATCATCCGGGTCTGCCCGTGCGAGGAGCCGTCGGTGTGGTCGGCCGGGTGCCGGTCGAGCTGCACCACCCGGGCCCCCCGGGCGGCCAGCGACCAGGCCGCGCTGCGGCCGTGGATGCCGGCGCCGACCACCACCACGTCGGCGCGCCGGTCGGTACCGGTGACCAGGGCGGGGGCGGCACCGGTAGCGAGGGCGCCGGCGCCGGTGGGCGCAGCGACGACCGGCGGCGGCGCCGGTTCGGGCGGCGTCGCCTGCCCGGTGGCGGGCGGGACCGGTCGGGCCAGCTGGGCGAGCAGCGCGTCGACGTCGCGGTCGTCGTTGTAGACGTGCACCGAGGCGCGGACCACGGCCGGCAGGCCGCGTCGACCCAGGTCCCACTGCCCGTGGCTGGCCGGCACGGCGACCAGGTGCAGGCCGGCGGCCCGCAGGGTACGGACCGTCCGCGCCGGTTCCTCGCCGTCGCGGACGAACGTGACGATGCCGCCGCCGGCCGCCGGCGGGTCGACCACCCGTACCCCGGCGAGTCCGGCCAGGCCGGCGCGCAACCGGGCAGCCAAACCGCTGACGTACGTGGAGATCGCGTCGACGCCGAGGGCGAGCGCCTCGGTGAGGGCGGCACCCAGACCGAGTCGCAACGCGTGCGACGCTTCCCAGGTCTCGTAGCGTCGCGCGCCGGGCAGCAGGTCGTACTCCTCGTCGCTGGTCCACCGGGCACCCCGCACGTCCGGGGTCAGTGGGCGGGCCCGCTCGTGCAACGCCGGGTCGAGGTAGAGCAGCCCGGTGCCGCGCGGACCCCGCAGGAACTTGCGGCCGGTGGCGACCACGATGTCGGCCCGCATCGCCCGTACGTCGACCGGCAGCTGACCCACCGACTGGGTCGCGTCGACCAGCAGCGGCACCCCCGCGGCGGCGGACAGGGCGCCGACCTGTGCGACGGGCTCGATCAACGCCGACGAGGTCGGTACGTGGGCCACCGTGACCAGCGCCGCCGGTCGGCGCAGCGCCTGCTCCAGCTGGTGCAGGTCGACACCGCCGGAGTCGTCGGTGGGCAGGACCTCGACGACGATGCCCCGGGTACGGCGCAGTTCGAGCAGATGCAGCGCCGAGCTGACGTAGCTGGACGCCGAGGCGAGGATCCGGTCCCCGGCCTGCAGCCGTAGCGCGTCGATCGCCCGGTGCCAGGCGACGGTGGCGCTCTCCACCAGGGCGATGTCGGCGGCGGAGGCACCGATGAGGTCACCGACGAGCTGGTACACCTGGGCGGTCCGCTCGGCGGCGGCCTCGGCGGCCTCGTAGCCGCCGAGGCGGGACTCCAGCCGCAGGTGGGCGATGACCGTGTCGAGCACGGTGAGGCTGGGCAGGGCGGCACCGGCGGAGTTGAGGTGGTGGGCCAGGGCCGCGCCGGGGGTGGCGGCGCGCAGGGCGGCGACGTCCAGGGCGGAACGAACGCCGATCTGGGATGCGGTGTCTGTCAAAGTGGATCCCATCAGTGTCCAGGGCGGTGCCCGTACCGGCCGTAGCGGTTGACCGGTGCCGGCACCGCCGGTCAGAGCGCGACCACGACGCCCTTGCGTTCGCAGTACGAGTACAGGGCGTCGTCGCCCAGGTCCCGGCCCAGACCGGAGTCACCGACCCCGCCGAAGGACAGCGCCGGGTCGAAGATGTTGTACGTGTTCACCCAGACCGTGCCGACCCGCAGCGCGGCGGCCATCCGGTGGGCGCGGGACAGATCCCGGGTCCACACCCCGGCGGCCAGCCCGTACGCCGTGTCGTTGCCGATCGCCACCGCCTCGTCCTCGTCGTCGAAGGCGATCACCCCGGTCACCGGCCCGAAGATCTCCTCCCGGGCGATGACCATGTCGTTGCGGACCCCGGTGAACAGGGTCGGCTCGACGAAGTAGCCCGGCCGGTCCGGCACCCCGCCACCGACGGCGACCGTGGCACCCTCCCGGATGCCGGTCTCGATGTACGACAGCACCTGCTGCCGCTGCTCCTCGGAGACCAGCGGGCCAACGGTCACCCCGCCGTCGAGACCGTTGCCGACCGGCACCCGGCGGGTCGCCTCGGCCAGCCGCTCGGTCATCTCGTCCAGGATGGAGCGCTGCACCAGCAGCCGGCTGCCGGCGGTGCACATCTGCCCGGAGTGGCCGAACGACGCCCGCATCGCGGTCAGCACCGCCGCGTCCAGATCGGCGTCGGCGAAGACGATGTTCGGGCTCTTGCCGCCCAACTCCAAGGTGAGCCGCTTCATCGTCGGTGCCGCTCCGGCCATCACCACCCGGCCCACCTCGGTCGAGCCGGTGAACGACACCTTCGCCACGCCGGGGTGGGCCACCAGCGCGGCACCGACCTCGCCGTCGCCGGTCAGCACGTTGAACACCCCGGGCGGTACGCCGGCCTCGGCGGCCAGCGCGGCCAGCCGCAACATGGTCAGCGGGGTCTGCTCGGCCGGCTTGACCACCACCGGGCAGCCGGCGGCCAACGCCGGAGCGATCTTGAAGCTGCCGGTCATGATCGGGAAGTTCCACGGCAGGATCAGCGCCGCCACCCCGACCGGCTCCAGCACCGTGTAGACGTGGTGGGCACCGCCGTCGATCGGCACGACGGTGCCGGTCAGCCGGCTGGTGGCCCCGGCGAAGTGCCGGAAGGCGCGGGCCGCCGCGCCGGTGTCCGCCCGGGACCGCTCGATCGGCTTGCCGTTGTCCCGGGTCTCCAGCACCGCCAGCTCTTCGAGATGCGCCTCGATCAGGTCGGCGAGCCGGTGCAGCACCCGGGTGCGCTCCAGCGGGGCCAGCCCGCTCCACCGCCGGTCGGCGTACGCCCGGGTGGCGGCGGCC from Solwaraspora sp. WMMD791 includes:
- a CDS encoding primary-amine oxidase — translated: MSACHPTPDARTHRSHPLDPPSPAEIARAVAAARADGRLGERTRFWGATLDEAHARAVVAGAAAAGEVRIGLVAMDHAAGTAWEIDVALTAGADGTADRCLDWRPLDPRRPGITSEEARAAAQACRQSPLFREVLAKRGIHDVSLVMVDAESMGGFEPKRYADRRLTWGTVWHRVDEGDNGYVRPVQGVVPIIDMATMEVLEVEDHGVVPISDEAGPLEAAAWPTRPGLKPLDVVQPDGPSFTVDGWQVSWQGWRLRVGFTHREGLVLHDLEFQGRPVVKRAACNEMYVPYLDPNSTQYRKNFFDWGEYGAGPLTNSLALGCDCLGVIYYFDTAYLGGDGDPVTIPNAICMHEEDHSILWKHNDLRRGVSQVRRSRRLVISNFQTVANYDYGFYWSLYQDGRIELEVKLTGMLSASGIHDGDEVRYGRVVAPNVQTPTHQHYFGLRLDMAVDGPHNRLVEEHAEGETDPALDPYGNAVRNVRTPLLRESQAARRTDPATARRWRVESTTRTNRYGEPTAYRLLLPNTTRSFARPDSVMARRAPFIHQHLWATPYDPSEQFLGGQYPNHAEPGSDGVQVWQRQDRSIDGTELVLWPVLGTHHFPRPEQWPVMPVDAIHMILEPDGFFDRNPAMDVPDPAAARGTADACCATDSDVVPAD
- a CDS encoding ABC transporter permease: MIRLLRGRSLPMLTVRRLASVPLVLFVLASLVFLAIRRLPGSPSSTLAASGTQGLSAEQISANEARINEALGLDRPVWEQYLTYLGDLARLDLGRSFYGGNDVLALLGGALPATIELTVAAMLIAVALGVVTGVIAALRKDTWVDTTTRSIATVSFSLPWFALGVLSIVIFGVWLRWLPVIGRLPSQLDYRPTTNFVLLDAILQDRPELVWPWLQYLILPATTLALAMAGFITRIVRASVLEVLSDDFVRTARMKGLRERTILRRHVLRNAGLPIVTVLGLQFGSLLGGSVITETVFSYPGVGNLLVSSVLQRDYPVVQGAALAIALLFVLVNAAVDLFYLVLDPRLRKG
- a CDS encoding GntR family transcriptional regulator, with the protein product MPVSSTETTSSALVDATAAAIRAKIMSGEIPIGAQLRQAELAKLLGVSRTPVREALRQLQTGGLIEVVPHRGAVVRVPAPWEVREAYEVRAELEALACERAVSRITDDVLDELRAANSLLRRTEQAARGNIPQRRVEDDPGVARARVALATSTNAANDRFHTLIHQVAGNDWLARVIKEINEAFPRNVSALVLQDNPRHRDDNFHEHERIIAALTEEDGDRARREMQAHVISAGEQLARWYERRSATVFRG
- a CDS encoding aldehyde dehydrogenase family protein, giving the protein MPSPVAPLAELEPFHVDGEWIAPGERTLIEVRDPSDGAVISRVAQATAADVDAAVAAATRAYADRRWSGLAPLERTRVLHRLADLIEAHLEELAVLETRDNGKPIERSRADTGAAARAFRHFAGATSRLTGTVVPIDGGAHHVYTVLEPVGVAALILPWNFPIMTGSFKIAPALAAGCPVVVKPAEQTPLTMLRLAALAAEAGVPPGVFNVLTGDGEVGAALVAHPGVAKVSFTGSTEVGRVVMAGAAPTMKRLTLELGGKSPNIVFADADLDAAVLTAMRASFGHSGQMCTAGSRLLVQRSILDEMTERLAEATRRVPVGNGLDGGVTVGPLVSEEQRQQVLSYIETGIREGATVAVGGGVPDRPGYFVEPTLFTGVRNDMVIAREEIFGPVTGVIAFDDEDEAVAIGNDTAYGLAAGVWTRDLSRAHRMAAALRVGTVWVNTYNIFDPALSFGGVGDSGLGRDLGDDALYSYCERKGVVVAL
- a CDS encoding ABC transporter permease, translating into MTVAGARPVGRWRAGYARRSIARSWLAAVSWLVLIGFILIALVGPLLVGADPERQTNVTLAGIGAAGHPLGTDDLGRDFLARLVYGARPLLLVAFLATGLAAAIGVTVGMLAGYLGGWGEQLLMRLTDIGLAFPSMLLIILVVAASGPGVTSLVTGVGIALSPGLARLARALTAREAARDYVLAARLGGTRSPRIIVQEILPNIAGPMLAQVVMTLSVAAGFAAGLSYLGLGIQPPTPDWGYMVQAGQEFIYSAPRLVVLPAALTLIFVVAGNFVGDDLRDALDPRSRR
- a CDS encoding ABC transporter substrate-binding protein, with protein sequence MSDDSRNLPQNLISRRAMLRGAGLLGLGFGASSLLAACGVASDGNDDGDDSGTTGGTLTLGIDATSAVFDPAFYTSLGDWMAVDCICRGLTFISFETNEPQADLAESWEISDDGLTYTFKLREGVTFHDGTTFTSADVLASLGRQFNEDDPTLPEGSSRPLRSLGANVASLDAPDDYTVVMVLASPDATVLNRLSDIGGRIISSAALDEYGADIGKNLVGTGPFKFSSATAGQQVVLTAFDDYRSGRPKIDRLVMQQVQDPSTIVSSLLSGDLSATQFTPYSAVEQLKADDAVTFHETPYSFDAMMMIDARRIPELEVRQAINLAIDREAIIAQAFFGIAALPDGFAIPPSQQGYDPSLADLSRFDPDEARRLIEAAGATGRQVALMAASDSWHPRAAQIVAQNLTDIGLTVVTDSVDPATYFSRLLDPDDPFHELMIWERNSYIPDPDNMIGAMALPSGVYGDFTSGLNTLPGAEAFATDLAAAKNLPNGAERTAAYSDIQRRFAEQYMVLSMLCYSANPVVTGANVEGANVDALGNHRCFMENASV
- a CDS encoding aminotransferase class V-fold PLP-dependent enzyme, which codes for MTDTASQIGVRSALDVAALRAATPGAALAHHLNSAGAALPSLTVLDTVIAHLRLESRLGGYEAAEAAAERTAQVYQLVGDLIGASAADIALVESATVAWHRAIDALRLQAGDRILASASSYVSSALHLLELRRTRGIVVEVLPTDDSGGVDLHQLEQALRRPAALVTVAHVPTSSALIEPVAQVGALSAAAGVPLLVDATQSVGQLPVDVRAMRADIVVATGRKFLRGPRGTGLLYLDPALHERARPLTPDVRGARWTSDEEYDLLPGARRYETWEASHALRLGLGAALTEALALGVDAISTYVSGLAARLRAGLAGLAGVRVVDPPAAGGGIVTFVRDGEEPARTVRTLRAAGLHLVAVPASHGQWDLGRRGLPAVVRASVHVYNDDRDVDALLAQLARPVPPATGQATPPEPAPPPVVAAPTGAGALATGAAPALVTGTDRRADVVVVGAGIHGRSAAWSLAARGARVVQLDRHPADHTDGSSHGQTRMIRRAYPSPVWDDLVQRAYTGWHELEQAAGRRLITTVGGLYARPARSSGTLRGPGCTLVDANQAAGILPGLVLGTDMVAVHDPAAGVIDAAASMTALAALGAAAGVDRRDGCAVTGWSPDGAGVRVCTDDGDLLADRLVICAGPWTTDLVPDLADQLSVVRIVNIHIGSSTPALLAPPALGPFSVEVPGVGLLYGIPAFGPDTVKVGFDHGPVDDLDRPPGPVTAAERDALLTVARRFLPAADGPVTAEVACRYTMAPGNRFAVGALPAHPQVLLAAACSGHGFKFGPAIGTALADLVTGVPRPDLDFLAPAAMGVAGIVPGDPHRPGPVTPGTPSPTAARTSEPTAHRR